A stretch of Nitrososphaerota archaeon DNA encodes these proteins:
- a CDS encoding heterodisulfide reductase subunit C: protein MSPVIHKITPEMMDPTFESTLRKRLGEKGEKIPLCFQCGVCSGSCPVAFAMDYTPRQIMELIKLGVKDVVLNSSTIWLCAACYSCSVRCPQGVDLKQVMDTLKEMALEDPKYSRAEKAFYEKFIDVVRENGRMDEVGLYVKLMPKSAVMRNLGFGLKLYQKGKIKLSPAKSSTDQVAKIFEKVLAKEVQKQ, encoded by the coding sequence TTGAGCCCTGTTATACATAAGATAACACCGGAGATGATGGATCCAACCTTCGAATCTACTCTAAGGAAGAGGTTGGGTGAAAAAGGTGAGAAGATCCCGCTCTGCTTCCAGTGTGGTGTATGTAGCGGCTCCTGTCCAGTAGCGTTTGCGATGGACTATACGCCGAGACAGATTATGGAGCTGATCAAGCTCGGAGTTAAAGATGTGGTGCTGAACAGCTCAACGATCTGGCTCTGCGCAGCCTGCTACAGCTGTTCCGTCCGCTGCCCTCAGGGTGTTGATTTGAAGCAGGTTATGGATACCTTGAAGGAGATGGCTTTGGAGGACCCGAAGTATAGTAGGGCTGAAAAAGCGTTCTACGAGAAGTTTATTGACGTTGTTCGGGAGAACGGTAGGATGGATGAGGTTGGGCTCTACGTTAAGCTGATGCCTAAATCAGCTGTTATGAGGAACCTTGGCTTCGGTCTTAAACTGTATCAGAAGGGGAAGATCAAGCTCAGCCCAGCCAAATCCAGCACCGATCAAGTAGCTAAGATATTTGAGAAGGTCCTAGCTAAGGAGGTGCAGAAGCAATGA
- a CDS encoding heterodisulfide reductase subunit B, whose product MKYAYYPGCSAHTSGKEYDKSFRLIAKALDIELVDVPDWTCCGSHVTYVFNPTLAASLSTRNLALVEKMGEGIEVVTICSGCYQTLKRSNELLKHDANIQAKVKEALEAVNLSYNANVKIHHALETLTTQEALDTISKRITKPLKGLKVAPYYGCAVVRPKFEDSFDDPENPQSLDRLLNVLGAEPVPYIDKVRCCGGVLIMKQERVCLEMIRRLLVNAKQAGAECMVTPCALCHLNLDIMQPKVEQAFKQRFNMPVFFFTQLIGLALGLKPTELGLDKHMVPPISLLRSKAVEV is encoded by the coding sequence ATGAAGTACGCATACTACCCAGGCTGCTCAGCCCACACTTCCGGCAAAGAGTATGATAAATCCTTTAGGCTCATAGCAAAGGCTTTAGACATAGAGTTGGTTGATGTGCCCGATTGGACTTGCTGCGGCTCACATGTAACCTACGTCTTTAACCCAACCTTAGCAGCCTCGCTCTCAACAAGGAACCTGGCCCTGGTTGAGAAGATGGGTGAAGGCATCGAGGTGGTCACAATCTGCAGCGGATGCTACCAGACTCTAAAACGATCAAACGAACTACTAAAACACGACGCTAATATTCAAGCTAAGGTTAAAGAAGCGCTTGAAGCAGTAAACTTAAGCTACAACGCCAACGTCAAGATACACCACGCGCTTGAGACCCTAACCACACAGGAAGCCCTTGACACTATTTCTAAGAGGATCACTAAACCTCTAAAAGGCTTAAAAGTTGCACCATACTACGGCTGCGCCGTAGTCAGACCAAAGTTCGAAGACAGCTTCGATGACCCCGAGAATCCTCAGTCCCTTGATCGGCTACTGAATGTTCTAGGCGCCGAGCCTGTGCCCTACATCGATAAGGTTAGGTGTTGCGGTGGGGTGTTGATTATGAAGCAGGAGCGTGTTTGTTTAGAGATGATTCGTAGGCTGCTGGTGAACGCAAAGCAGGCTGGCGCGGAGTGTATGGTCACACCTTGCGCCCTCTGCCACCTTAACCTCGACATCATGCAGCCTAAAGTCGAGCAAGCGTTTAAGCAAAGGTTCAATATGCCAGTCTTCTTCTTCACCCAACTAATAGGCTTAGCCTTAGGTCTAAAGCCTACTGAGCTCGGGCTCGATAAGCATATGGTCCCTCCAATAAGCCTTCTACGGAGCAAGGCTGTGGAGGTGTGA
- the gcvH gene encoding glycine cleavage system protein GcvH, whose translation MVKVDEYEVKEGLYYSTDYFWVKVEGKRARCGLTDYAQKMLKSIVYIDAPKPGTDVTQGEVCGSVESVKTVTDLISPLNGRVVEYNTSLDNNPGLINSDPYGKGWIFVVESPDLRGDLSKLMDFNKAVEWHKELLKR comes from the coding sequence ATGGTTAAAGTAGATGAGTACGAGGTTAAAGAAGGTCTCTACTATTCTACAGACTACTTCTGGGTTAAAGTGGAGGGGAAGAGGGCTAGATGCGGGTTAACCGACTACGCTCAGAAGATGCTGAAATCCATAGTCTATATCGATGCCCCTAAACCTGGAACAGATGTGACCCAAGGAGAGGTCTGCGGCTCAGTCGAATCTGTAAAAACAGTTACAGATCTCATAAGCCCCCTGAATGGCAGGGTTGTCGAGTATAACACCTCCCTTGATAATAACCCTGGTCTCATAAACTCCGATCCATACGGTAAAGGGTGGATATTTGTAGTTGAGTCGCCTGATCTGCGAGGAGATTTATCAAAGCTGATGGACTTTAACAAGGCGGTTGAGTGGCATAAGGAGCTCCTTAAACGGTAG
- a CDS encoding DUF655 domain-containing protein, with translation MVYLPSLGKKYEEYAYVLDFIRRGRSVVIKGREGPLVQALGEERLTLLEILAVEGASFEVGERIYIGKEGRTKVLSVLGRLNYEDLTADAKAELPRVVEQLVLSNEKRFVAYFNELQPVTPRLHALELIPGIGKTFMFQILEQRSKKPFVSFEDIQKRVGLREPAKLVAKRIVEELTGNCRINIFVRK, from the coding sequence TTGGTTTATCTACCATCTTTAGGTAAGAAGTATGAGGAATACGCCTATGTGCTTGACTTCATACGGAGAGGAAGATCTGTGGTGATAAAGGGGAGAGAGGGCCCCCTTGTGCAGGCTCTAGGTGAAGAGAGGCTTACACTCCTAGAGATACTTGCTGTTGAAGGCGCTTCTTTTGAAGTGGGTGAACGCATCTACATAGGGAAAGAGGGTAGGACGAAGGTGCTGAGCGTATTAGGGCGCTTAAACTACGAAGATCTGACCGCCGATGCTAAAGCAGAGCTGCCCAGAGTAGTTGAGCAACTCGTTCTGAGTAACGAAAAAAGGTTTGTTGCGTATTTTAACGAGCTTCAACCAGTCACTCCACGGCTCCACGCGCTGGAGCTCATCCCCGGAATAGGTAAGACCTTCATGTTCCAGATACTTGAGCAGAGAAGTAAGAAGCCTTTTGTCTCATTCGAGGATATTCAGAAGAGGGTTGGGCTTAGGGAGCCAGCGAAGCTTGTTGCTAAGAGGATTGTTGAGGAGCTCACTGGGAACTGTAGGATCAATATCTTTGTGAGGAAATGA
- the rsmA gene encoding ribosomal RNA small subunit methyltransferase A, producing MSRRRSLGQHTLIDPTVVSAIVEAAELKGDEVVYEIGTGSGVLTEKLCKAAGRVISSEIDEKFYNAALSKLNYPNLTLVKGDGFGIDVEFDVFVSSLPYHCSSRFVRWLLGKRFKRAVVLLQKDFVDKLLAKVGSECYRAVSVLAQYAFTISPILNVPPDAFTPKPKVHSSVVVMVPRPSINLSEEVVKAVYKLFALRRKKVSTALKILTDCAELGYLTQDLLDRRVAFLAPSEAISLAELLVKRYV from the coding sequence ATGAGTCGGCGAAGATCTCTTGGGCAGCATACTCTTATCGACCCTACCGTCGTTAGTGCTATTGTGGAGGCTGCTGAGTTAAAGGGTGATGAGGTCGTATATGAAATAGGCACTGGCAGTGGTGTGCTGACCGAGAAGCTCTGTAAAGCGGCTGGCAGAGTAATATCCTCTGAGATCGATGAGAAGTTCTATAATGCTGCGTTAAGTAAGCTGAATTACCCTAACCTAACTCTCGTTAAAGGAGACGGGTTTGGTATCGATGTCGAGTTTGACGTCTTTGTCTCCAGCCTACCCTACCACTGCTCCTCAAGATTTGTAAGATGGCTATTAGGCAAAAGGTTCAAGAGGGCTGTTGTGCTACTTCAGAAGGACTTCGTTGATAAGCTCTTGGCTAAAGTTGGTAGCGAATGCTATAGGGCTGTTTCGGTCTTAGCCCAATATGCCTTCACAATCTCACCTATATTGAATGTACCTCCCGATGCCTTTACACCTAAACCAAAGGTTCACTCTAGCGTCGTGGTGATGGTCCCAAGGCCCAGCATCAATCTTAGTGAAGAGGTCGTGAAGGCTGTCTACAAACTCTTTGCATTGAGAAGGAAGAAGGTTTCAACAGCCTTAAAGATCTTGACCGATTGTGCAGAGCTAGGGTACTTGACGCAAGACCTTTTAGATAGGCGTGTAGCATTCCTAGCACCATCAGAAGCCATTAGTTTGGCTGAGCTGCTAGTTAAGAGATATGTCTGA